One window from the genome of Alkalihalobacillus sp. LMS6 encodes:
- a CDS encoding biotin--[acetyl-CoA-carboxylase] ligase, which produces MKALLVKLLRSGEYVSGEAISSDLNVSRTAIWKQIKALKEQGYTIESTTNKGYRLLQSPDTVRAHDIIGRVSTDSFGKTVFAYDSVESTQPLAHQVATNKGDEGTLIVANEQTQGRGRLGRKWLVGEGQTISMSLILRPTIPIAQTPQLTLVAAVAVVRAIEKVTGIDCEIKWPNDLLVKGKKLVGILTEMAADPDQLHYVIVGMGINCQQSGADFHEDVKGIATSIYQETGKTVHRATLIAEVMNEFEWLYRCYQEEGFRVIKPLWEARSISLHKKIHARTAKQVITGYASGLTDEGQLCITDLNGTTHLIHSGDIELDTTS; this is translated from the coding sequence ATGAAGGCATTATTAGTAAAGCTTTTACGATCAGGCGAGTATGTGTCAGGTGAAGCAATAAGTTCCGATTTGAACGTTAGCCGGACCGCAATTTGGAAGCAGATTAAGGCATTAAAAGAACAAGGGTATACAATTGAATCAACGACGAATAAAGGATACCGTTTGCTTCAAAGCCCTGATACAGTGCGTGCACACGATATTATAGGACGGGTGTCGACGGATTCATTTGGTAAAACCGTATTTGCTTATGATTCTGTAGAATCCACCCAGCCGCTCGCCCATCAAGTGGCTACAAATAAAGGTGACGAAGGAACACTTATTGTCGCAAATGAACAAACCCAAGGGAGAGGGCGACTTGGGCGGAAGTGGCTCGTAGGAGAAGGGCAAACCATTTCCATGTCTTTAATTTTGCGGCCGACTATTCCAATTGCACAAACGCCACAACTTACGTTAGTCGCTGCCGTTGCAGTTGTAAGAGCGATCGAAAAAGTGACCGGAATCGATTGCGAAATTAAATGGCCAAACGACTTATTGGTTAAGGGGAAGAAGCTTGTCGGTATTTTAACCGAGATGGCGGCAGATCCTGACCAACTTCATTACGTTATTGTCGGAATGGGAATTAATTGTCAACAGTCCGGCGCCGACTTTCATGAGGATGTCAAAGGTATCGCTACATCGATTTATCAAGAAACGGGAAAAACTGTTCATCGCGCGACGTTAATTGCAGAAGTGATGAATGAATTTGAATGGCTTTATCGTTGTTATCAAGAAGAAGGTTTCCGTGTCATTAAGCCTTTATGGGAAGCTCGGTCGATCTCACTACACAAAAAAATTCATGCACGAACAGCCAAACAAGTGATTACTGGTTATGCTAGTGGGCTAACAGATGAGGGACAGTTATGTATAACCGATTTAAATGGGACTACTCACCTTATTCACTCAGGAGATATTGAACTCGACACAACCTCCTGA
- the panB gene encoding 3-methyl-2-oxobutanoate hydroxymethyltransferase, whose translation MKTTKQFLQMKQKQEPIAMLTAYDAPSAKLAERAGVDMILVGDSLGMVVLGYDSTVPVTVDDMVLHTKAVKRGARDTFVVTDLPFFTYHSSFSETAHHARRLLQEAGADAVKLEGGVEIADTVKNLVSAGVPVVGHIGLTPQSVGVLGGYAVQGKDQETAEQLLVDAKAIAEAGAFAIVAECIPHQLGTALSNQLSVPIIGIGAGNQTDGQVLVYHDVIGYESERVAKFVKQYVTISHTIQDGLAQYVQEVKARDFPTEQHQYTMKDSDWLSLYGGKSE comes from the coding sequence ATGAAAACGACAAAACAATTTTTACAAATGAAACAGAAGCAAGAACCAATTGCGATGCTCACGGCCTACGATGCACCATCAGCTAAGCTTGCAGAACGTGCAGGCGTAGATATGATTTTAGTCGGTGACTCTTTAGGGATGGTTGTATTAGGGTACGATTCTACGGTACCTGTTACGGTTGACGATATGGTCCTCCACACAAAAGCGGTAAAACGTGGTGCCAGAGACACATTTGTTGTAACAGACTTGCCATTTTTTACGTATCACAGTTCTTTTTCGGAAACTGCGCATCATGCTAGACGATTGTTGCAAGAAGCTGGGGCCGATGCTGTGAAGCTTGAAGGTGGCGTTGAAATTGCCGATACAGTAAAAAATCTTGTTTCTGCTGGTGTACCTGTTGTCGGTCATATCGGTTTAACACCACAATCTGTTGGCGTGCTAGGTGGCTACGCGGTTCAAGGTAAAGATCAAGAAACAGCAGAACAATTGCTTGTTGATGCAAAAGCCATTGCTGAAGCAGGGGCTTTTGCAATCGTAGCTGAATGCATCCCGCATCAACTCGGCACAGCTTTGTCTAATCAACTGTCAGTTCCGATTATTGGAATTGGCGCTGGAAATCAAACAGACGGTCAAGTGCTTGTGTACCACGATGTCATTGGCTATGAATCAGAACGAGTCGCTAAATTTGTTAAACAATATGTGACCATCTCGCATACGATTCAAGATGGTCTGGCACAGTATGTCCAAGAAGTAAAAGCACGAGATTTTCCAACTGAACAACACCAATATACGATGAAAGATTCGGATTGGTTGTCGTTATACGGTGGGAAAAGCGAATGA